From a single Phragmites australis chromosome 7, lpPhrAust1.1, whole genome shotgun sequence genomic region:
- the LOC133924952 gene encoding ent-kaur-16-ene synthase, chloroplastic-like isoform X5, whose translation MQHKKGEETRLIRKQLQGVELPPSYYDTAWVAMVALQGSPHVPRFPQCVEWILQHQEEDGSWGRRDQFDSSVSKDVLSSTLACVLALGRWNVGREHIMRGLHFIGRNLSIVMDDQIVAPIGFNITFPGMLSSAIEMGLEVPILQTDIDRILRLQEMELTRDTGISSYGRKAYLAYVTEGLGNKQDWSEVMKFQRKNGSLFNSPSATAAALLHNHDTKALQYIDFLIDKFGSAVPTAYPKNIHSQLSMVDVLENMGISRHFTGEIKCILDMTYSCWLRRDEEIILDATTCAIAFRILRMNGYNVSSDELSHVAEASGFHNSLEGYLNDTRSLLELHKASKVSISEDEFILDSIGSWSGCLLKEQLRSGALQRTPLFREVEHALNCPFYTTLDRLDHRRNIENFDVTRHQMLKTSYLSCHTNQDILALGVRDFSSSQFTYQQELQHLDSWVKESRLDQLPFARQKLAYFYLSAAGTIFPPELSDARILWAINGVLTTVVDDFFDVGGSKEELENLVTLVEMWDEHHKIEFYSEQVEIVFSAIYTSVNQLGAKASAVQERNITKHLVETWLDLLRSMMTEVEWRVSKYVPTAEEYMKNAFMTFGLGPIVLPALYFVGPKISESVVRDPEYNELFRLMSTCGRLLNDAQTYEREDSEGKVNSVSLLVLHSGGSMSIEEARREMQKSIDTCRRDLLRLVLKEESAVPKPCKELFWKMCKVCHFFYFQSDGFSSSEEKAGEVDAVINEPLQLKGSSAHVSVW comes from the exons ATGCAGCATAAGAAGGGAGAAGAGACTAGATTAATAAGGAAGCAGCTCCAGGGCGTCGAATTACCGCCATCTTACTACGACACGGCATGGGTGGCCATGGTGGCCTTACAAGGTTCCCCCCATGTTCCGCGCTTCCCACAATGCGTTGAATGGATACTACAACACCAAGAGGAGGATGGATCCTGGGGACGTCGCGACCAATTCGACTCCTCGGTCAGCAAGGATGTCCTCTCATCCACGTTGGCTTGTGTTCTTGCACTTGGGAGATGGAATGTTGGCAGGGAGCATATCATGAGAG GGCTGCATTTTATTGGAAGGAATTTATCTATTGTTATGGATGATCAGATAGTTGCTCCTATTGGTTTCAACATCACATTTCCCGGTATGCTTAGCTCCGCAATTGAGATGGGTTTGGAAGTTCCAATTCTTCAAACCGACATCGATAGGATCCTTCGCCTCCAGGAAATGGAGTTGACAAG AGACACTGGGATCAGCTCGTATGGAAGAAAAGCATATCTAGCGTATGTCACGGAAGGATTAGGAAATAAGCAGGACTGGAGTGAAGTTATGAAGTTCCAAAGGAAGAACGGATCGCTGTTCAACTCGCCTTCCGCTACTGCTGCTGCACTATTACACAACCATGACACTAAAGCCCTCCAGTACATAGATTTTCTCATAGACAAGTTTGGCAGTGCAG TACCAACGGCATATCCGAAAAATATCCACAGCCAACTTTCCATGGTGGATGTGCTTGAGAATATGGGAATTTCTCGGCATTTCACTGGTGAGATCAAGTGTATCCTGGACATGACGTACAG CTGCTGGTTACGGAGAGATGAGGAAATTATTCTGGATGCGACAACCTGTGCTATAGCATTTCGTATTCTACGGATGAACGGATACAATGTTTCTTCAG ATGAGCTGTCTCATGTTGCTGAAGCTTCTGGTTTCCATAATTCACTTGAAGGATATTTGAATGATACCAGATCCTTATTAGAATTACACAAGGCTTCTAAAGTCAGTATCTCAGAAGACGAGTTTATCCTGGATAGCATAGGCTCCTGGTCAGGTTGCTTACTGAAGGAACAGCTGAGATCTGGTGCACTGCAGAGAACTCCACTCTTTAGAGAG GTGGAACATGCTCTGAACTGTCCCTTCTACACCACATTGGATCGTCTAGACCACAGAAGGAACATCGAAAATTTTGACGTTACAAGGCACCAGATGCTAAAAACATCATACTT GTCTTGTCATACCAACCAAGATATTCTAGCGTTGGGTGTCAGAGATTTCAGTTCCTCTCAGTTTACTTACCAGCAAGAACTTCAGCATCTCGACAG CTGGGTGAAAGAGAGCAGGCTGGACCAGTTACCATTCGCACGGCAGAAGTTGGCATATTTCTACCTTTCTGCTGCTGGCACTATATTCCCTCCGGAACTGTCTGATGCTCGCATTTTATGGGCCATAAATGGTGTGCTCACAACCGTTGTCGATGACTTCTTCGATGTCGGAGGATCAAAGGAAGAACTGGAAAACCTTGTCACATTAGTCGAGAT GTGGGACGAGCATCACAAAATTGAGTTCTACTCTGAACAAGTAGAGATTGTGTTTTCTGCAATTTACACTTCAGTTAACCAACTTGGAGCAAAGGCTTCTGCGGTACAAGAACGCAATATTACCAAACATCTAGTAGAAACA TGGTTGGATTTGCTGAGGTCTATGATGACCGAGGTAGAATGGCGGGTAAGCAAATACGTACCGACAGCAGAGGAATACATGAAAAATGCGTTCATGACATTTGGATTAGGCCCCATTGTTCTCCCAGCGTTGTATTTTGTTGGACCAAAGATCTCGGAGTCTGTTGTTAGAGATCCAGAATACAACGAGTTGTTCAGGCTGATGAGCACATGTGGCCGTCTCCTGAATGATGCTCAAACCTACGAG AGGGAGGACAGCGAGGGCAAGGTGAACAGCGTTTCTCTCCTCGTTCTTCACAGTGGCGGCTCCATGTCCATAGAAGAGGCTAGAAGGGAGATGCAGAAGTCCATCGACACCTGCAGGAGAGACCTGCTAAGATTGGTTCTCAAGGAAGAAAGTGCTGTTCCTAAGCCCTGCAAGGAGCTGTTCTGGAAGATGTGCAAGGTGTGTCACTTCTTCTACTTCCAGAGTGATGGGTTTAGCTCATCGGAGGAGAAGGCCGGAGAAGTAGATGCGGTGATCAATGAGCCGCTACAGCTCAAAGGGAGTAGCGCACATGTTTCTGTTTGGTGA